One genomic window of Kaistia geumhonensis includes the following:
- a CDS encoding c-type cytochrome, with amino-acid sequence MNSFELNKILGAVLFTLLVVMSLGIVAEAIYAPAEPEKPGFVIEVADEAPAGGAAPAAAEDPPIAVLLASANVATGETVAKKCAACHNFVEGAGTKVGPDLYGIVGRPIGEMQGFKYSETFQKAHAAGDKWTYEHLYHFLKKPSADMPGTAMGFAGLPKPQDRADLIAYLRTLAATPEPLPTPEAAPAAAPAEGAAPAEGAAPAAPAEGAAPAAPAPAEPAPAPAAPAAPAPAN; translated from the coding sequence ATGAATTCCTTCGAGCTGAACAAGATCCTGGGCGCGGTCCTGTTCACGCTTCTGGTCGTGATGTCGCTCGGTATCGTCGCCGAGGCGATCTATGCACCGGCCGAGCCCGAGAAGCCCGGTTTCGTGATCGAGGTCGCCGACGAGGCGCCGGCCGGCGGCGCGGCTCCCGCCGCCGCCGAGGATCCGCCGATCGCCGTGCTGCTCGCCAGCGCCAATGTCGCCACCGGCGAGACCGTGGCCAAGAAGTGCGCCGCCTGCCACAACTTCGTCGAGGGCGCCGGCACCAAGGTCGGCCCGGACCTCTATGGCATCGTCGGCCGTCCGATCGGCGAGATGCAGGGCTTCAAGTATTCCGAGACGTTCCAGAAGGCCCACGCCGCCGGCGACAAGTGGACCTACGAGCATCTCTACCACTTCCTGAAGAAGCCGAGCGCCGACATGCCCGGCACCGCGATGGGCTTCGCCGGCCTGCCCAAGCCGCAGGATCGCGCCGACCTCATCGCCTATCTGCGCACGCTCGCCGCGACGCCCGAGCCGCTGCCGACGCCGGAGGCCGCTCCGGCTGCTGCTCCCGCCGAGGGTGCTGCACCGGCGGAAGGCGCAGCGCCGGCCGCTCCGGCCGAAGGTGCCGCTCCGGCAGCGCCTGCTCCGGCCGAGCCGGCCCCGGCTCCCGCCGCACCCGCGGCTCCGGCGCCGGCCAACTGA
- a CDS encoding 3-deoxy-manno-octulosonate cytidylyltransferase, with protein MGDRKEALVMVPARMASTRLPGKPLADIHGEPMIVHVWRRASEAGIGPVFVATDDADIAAAVRRAGGEAVMTRGDHENGSSRIHEAVGLVDPGRAFDLVVNVQGDLPTVEPASVAAAFAPLADPDVDIGTIAAIIDNEADRTSESVVKIVGSPKRVGGSHSERQLRALYFTRATAPWGAGPLYHHIGLYAYRRSALERYVALPPSPLEIRERLEQLRAIEAGMRIDVEVVDAVPLGVDTPADLERARSLLAESR; from the coding sequence ATGGGCGACAGGAAAGAGGCGCTGGTCATGGTTCCGGCGCGCATGGCGTCGACGCGGCTGCCGGGCAAGCCGCTCGCCGATATCCATGGCGAGCCGATGATCGTGCATGTCTGGCGCCGGGCGAGCGAAGCCGGCATCGGCCCCGTCTTCGTCGCGACGGACGATGCCGATATCGCGGCGGCCGTCCGCCGGGCCGGCGGCGAGGCGGTGATGACGCGCGGCGACCACGAGAACGGTTCCTCGCGCATCCACGAGGCGGTCGGGCTGGTCGATCCAGGCCGTGCCTTCGATCTCGTCGTCAATGTCCAGGGCGACCTGCCGACCGTCGAGCCCGCCTCGGTCGCCGCCGCCTTCGCCCCGCTCGCCGATCCTGACGTCGATATCGGCACCATCGCCGCGATCATCGACAACGAGGCCGACCGGACCAGCGAGAGCGTCGTGAAGATCGTCGGTTCGCCGAAGCGCGTCGGCGGCAGCCACAGCGAGCGGCAGCTGCGCGCGCTCTATTTCACCCGCGCCACGGCGCCGTGGGGGGCGGGGCCGCTTTATCACCATATCGGGCTCTACGCCTATCGCCGCTCCGCGCTCGAACGCTATGTCGCGCTGCCGCCGTCGCCGCTCGAGATCCGCGAACGTCTCGAACAGCTTCGGGCGATCGAGGCGGGCATGCGCATCGATGTCGAGGTCGTTGACGCCGTTCCGCTCGGTGTCGATACTCCGGCCGACCTCGAGCGGGCGCGCAGCCTGCTCGCCGAAAGCCGCTGA